From the genome of Rathayibacter sp. VKM Ac-2759, one region includes:
- a CDS encoding class I SAM-dependent methyltransferase, with protein sequence MPIGAVTRGTTGTNRLRRVDRWMTELPVLRGTADPLVVDLGFGASAVTTLELHRRLVRVAPGVEVVGLEIEPARVSTAREQLAGVRRGGTAFPSDARVRFERGGFEIPLPEGRRASAIRAFNVLRQYDESAVAGAWQTMIERLRPDGVLVEGTCDEIGRICTWIEIGREGPRSLTLSLRLGAVPSPMIAAERLPKALIHRNVPGEPVHAFLQALERAWTLNAPLAVYGPTQRWQASVRALRAEWPILDGPRRWRLGEVTVAWDAVAPAGPAPSLL encoded by the coding sequence ATGCCGATCGGAGCCGTGACCCGCGGGACGACCGGCACCAACAGGCTCCGCCGGGTGGACCGCTGGATGACCGAGCTGCCCGTGCTCCGCGGCACGGCGGACCCGCTCGTCGTCGACCTCGGGTTCGGGGCGAGCGCCGTCACCACGCTCGAGCTGCACCGCCGCCTCGTCCGCGTGGCGCCGGGAGTCGAGGTCGTCGGCCTCGAGATCGAGCCGGCGCGCGTGAGCACCGCCCGCGAGCAGCTGGCGGGTGTGCGGCGCGGAGGCACGGCCTTCCCGAGCGACGCGCGCGTGCGCTTCGAGCGCGGCGGGTTCGAGATCCCGCTCCCGGAGGGTCGGCGGGCGAGCGCGATCCGTGCGTTCAACGTGCTCCGCCAGTACGACGAGTCGGCCGTCGCCGGCGCCTGGCAGACCATGATCGAGCGGCTCCGCCCCGACGGTGTGCTCGTCGAGGGCACCTGCGACGAGATCGGGCGCATCTGCACCTGGATCGAGATCGGCCGGGAGGGGCCCCGGTCCCTGACGCTCTCGCTGCGACTGGGTGCCGTCCCCTCGCCGATGATCGCGGCCGAACGCCTCCCGAAAGCGCTGATCCACCGCAACGTCCCCGGCGAGCCGGTGCACGCGTTCCTCCAGGCGCTCGAGCGGGCCTGGACCCTGAACGCTCCGCTCGCGGTGTACGGGCCGACCCAGCGCTGGCAGGCGTCGGTGCGCGCGCTCCGCGCCGAGTGGCCGATCCTCGACGGGCCGCGGCGGTGGCGGCTCGGGGAGGTGACCGTCGCGTGGGACGCGGTCGCGCCCGCGGGCCCGGCCCCGTCACTCCTCTGA
- a CDS encoding FUSC family protein codes for MAAGSDGPDRAAERLRRLVRVDGLRPGRGLARAVASLPAVLQIVLAAILAYSVSRFVFGHPAPVLSLTATISSLGIARDTRPKQVAETAVGMLIGITASEVLLLLWGTGVWQLAVVLAIVFTVGRALSPSPGFAVAAGTQAMLVMVLPAPDGGVFTRSLDGLVGGLAALLCTAIVPRSPLRTARAEARRLVAALAETIEGLSEALRNGDAGASRAALERIRSTQPTIDGWSAALESALGVARISPFVRRHRGELERQRAMLAALDLATRNLRIVARRTDFLVGDGAPRPALAEVVASFGPGIALLGRSLTDASVLALARQDLVLLATTLDPQRLIPEARLAEKTLLVILRPLVVDLLTAAGTDSAEARAALPELR; via the coding sequence GTGGCCGCAGGATCCGACGGGCCGGATCGGGCGGCCGAGCGGCTCCGGCGGCTCGTCCGCGTCGACGGGCTCCGCCCGGGCAGAGGGCTCGCCCGCGCGGTGGCATCGCTGCCCGCGGTGCTGCAGATCGTGCTCGCGGCGATCCTGGCCTACTCGGTGTCGAGGTTCGTCTTCGGGCATCCGGCTCCGGTGCTCTCGCTGACGGCGACCATCTCGAGTCTGGGCATCGCGCGGGACACCCGCCCGAAGCAGGTGGCCGAGACGGCCGTCGGCATGCTCATCGGGATCACGGCGAGCGAGGTCCTCCTCCTCCTCTGGGGCACGGGGGTCTGGCAGCTGGCCGTCGTGCTCGCGATCGTCTTCACCGTCGGTCGTGCGCTGTCGCCGTCGCCGGGCTTCGCCGTCGCGGCGGGCACCCAGGCGATGCTCGTGATGGTCCTCCCCGCGCCCGACGGAGGAGTCTTCACCCGCAGTCTCGACGGTCTCGTCGGCGGCCTCGCGGCGCTGCTGTGCACCGCGATCGTGCCGCGGAGCCCGCTCCGGACGGCCAGGGCGGAGGCCCGCCGCCTCGTCGCCGCACTGGCGGAGACGATCGAGGGACTGTCCGAGGCGCTCCGGAACGGCGACGCCGGCGCCTCCCGTGCGGCGCTCGAGCGCATCCGCTCGACGCAGCCGACCATCGACGGCTGGTCGGCGGCCCTCGAGTCGGCCCTGGGAGTCGCGCGCATCTCGCCGTTCGTCCGGCGGCACCGCGGCGAGCTCGAGCGGCAGCGCGCGATGCTGGCCGCCCTCGACCTGGCGACCCGCAACCTCCGGATCGTCGCGCGGCGCACTGACTTCCTCGTCGGCGACGGCGCCCCGCGCCCGGCGCTCGCCGAGGTCGTCGCCTCGTTCGGCCCGGGGATCGCGCTGCTCGGGCGCTCGCTGACCGACGCCTCCGTGCTCGCGCTGGCCCGTCAGGATCTGGTGCTGCTCGCGACGACGCTCGACCCGCAGCGACTGATCCCCGAGGCGCGCCTCGCCGAGAAGACGCTCCTCGTCATCCTCCGACCGCTGGTCGTCGACCTGCTGACGGCGGCCGGCACCGACTCCGCCGAGGCGAGAGCGGCGCTGCCCGAGCTGCGCTGA
- a CDS encoding glycine cleavage T C-terminal barrel domain-containing protein, with product MAEPGVAAHYGEPFREQRALAAGTALVDLSGRGVVTVTGPDRLTWLDSLTSQSLARLAPGASAETLLLDPSGRIEHVLRVVDDGETAWLLLDRDETAGLAAWLDRMRFMLRVEITDRTEDFATLGTLGDASATALALSLGEVGWLDPWSQVQPGGWQYAAVEGHPAALWHYRETLVPRTVLAELASRAASAGVALAGADALEALRIAAWRPRHATEVDDRSIPHELDLLRSSVHLAKGCYRGQETVAKVHNLGHPPRRLVLLQLDGSDSALPAHGDVVTALKGGEPVEVGTVTSSAWHYEDGPIALAVVKRSVPVDHELTVIAGDIRVAASQEVVVPPGAGAEAGVPRLPRLGATTR from the coding sequence ATCGCCGAGCCGGGAGTCGCGGCGCACTACGGCGAGCCCTTCCGCGAGCAGCGCGCGCTCGCCGCGGGCACCGCGCTCGTCGACCTCTCCGGTCGCGGAGTCGTCACCGTCACCGGCCCCGACCGGCTGACCTGGCTCGACTCCCTGACCAGCCAGTCGCTCGCGCGACTCGCTCCGGGAGCGTCGGCCGAGACCCTCCTGCTGGATCCGTCCGGGCGCATCGAGCACGTCCTCCGCGTCGTCGACGACGGAGAGACGGCGTGGCTCCTCCTCGACCGCGACGAGACCGCGGGCCTGGCGGCCTGGCTCGACCGGATGCGCTTCATGCTCCGGGTCGAGATCACCGACCGCACCGAGGACTTCGCGACCCTCGGGACGCTGGGCGACGCCTCCGCCACGGCTCTCGCCCTCTCGCTGGGCGAGGTCGGCTGGCTCGACCCGTGGTCGCAGGTGCAGCCGGGCGGCTGGCAGTACGCGGCCGTCGAGGGCCACCCCGCGGCTCTCTGGCACTACCGCGAGACTCTCGTGCCGCGCACCGTGCTCGCCGAGCTCGCCTCCCGTGCCGCCTCGGCCGGAGTCGCCCTCGCGGGAGCGGACGCCCTCGAGGCGCTCCGCATCGCCGCCTGGCGACCGCGTCACGCGACCGAGGTCGACGACCGGTCGATCCCGCACGAACTCGACCTGCTGCGCTCCTCCGTGCACCTGGCGAAGGGGTGCTACCGCGGGCAGGAGACCGTCGCCAAGGTCCACAACCTCGGGCATCCGCCGCGCCGCCTCGTCCTGCTGCAGCTCGACGGCTCCGACTCGGCCCTCCCGGCGCACGGCGATGTCGTGACCGCGCTGAAGGGTGGCGAGCCGGTCGAGGTCGGCACCGTCACCTCGAGCGCCTGGCACTACGAGGACGGGCCGATCGCGCTCGCCGTCGTCAAGCGCTCGGTGCCCGTCGACCACGAGCTCACCGTGATCGCGGGAGACATCCGTGTCGCCGCCTCGCAGGAGGTCGTCGTCCCGCCCGGAGCCGGTGCGGAGGCGGGAGTGCCCCGCCTGCCCCGGCTCGGGGCCACGACCAGATAG
- a CDS encoding FABP family protein, producing MISLPSGLPPELVPLSWLLGVWEGSGVVDYAVGDDSVQAEFGHRISFSYDGLPYLNYSSYTWLIEDESEVGHRPLVSETGYWRLSRPLTDADAGPAMLPGRGAPAYPDAESVETLRNAAGGFEIEVSLVHPDGVSELYLGQVKGPRIDLATDAVMRTAAAKDYAAATRLYGLVEDHLLWAWDIAALGQGLRTHASGRLARVD from the coding sequence TTGATCTCGCTGCCGTCGGGCCTGCCGCCCGAACTCGTCCCCCTCTCCTGGCTGCTCGGCGTCTGGGAGGGCTCGGGAGTCGTCGACTACGCCGTCGGCGACGACTCGGTCCAGGCCGAGTTCGGCCACCGCATCAGCTTCAGCTACGACGGGCTGCCGTACCTCAACTACAGCTCGTACACCTGGCTGATCGAGGACGAGAGCGAGGTCGGCCACCGCCCCCTCGTCAGCGAGACGGGCTACTGGCGCCTCAGCCGCCCGCTGACCGACGCGGATGCGGGCCCGGCGATGCTGCCCGGCCGCGGCGCTCCCGCGTACCCCGACGCGGAGTCGGTCGAGACGCTCCGCAACGCCGCCGGCGGCTTCGAGATCGAGGTCTCGCTCGTGCACCCCGACGGCGTGAGCGAGCTCTACCTCGGCCAGGTCAAGGGCCCGCGCATCGATCTCGCGACCGATGCCGTCATGCGCACGGCCGCCGCGAAGGACTACGCCGCCGCGACCCGCCTCTACGGCCTCGTCGAGGACCACCTGCTCTGGGCCTGGGACATCGCCGCGCTCGGTCAGGGTCTGCGGACCCACGCCTCCGGACGGCTCGCCCGTGTCGACTGA
- a CDS encoding response regulator transcription factor, producing MAQLLILTSAGGAEVLPALGLLSHKTRQIPAEPAHLVNAPSCDLIFVDARQDLASAKSLCKILTTTGINVPLILILTEGGLTAVSADWGVNDVILDSAGPAEVDARIRLVIGRLAQEQSASRIQASGVVIDEASYSAKVHGRPLDLTFKEFELLRFFATHPSRVFTREQLLSEVWGYDYFGGTRTVDVHVRRLRAKLGDLESLIGTVRNVGYRFNVYEEDNERVAQSLG from the coding sequence GTGGCGCAGTTGCTCATACTGACCTCTGCGGGGGGCGCCGAGGTACTGCCCGCGCTGGGGCTGCTCAGCCACAAGACCCGGCAGATCCCGGCCGAACCCGCTCATCTCGTGAACGCTCCGAGCTGCGACCTCATCTTCGTCGACGCCCGTCAGGATCTCGCCAGCGCCAAGTCGCTGTGCAAGATCCTCACCACCACCGGCATCAACGTCCCCCTCATCCTGATCCTCACCGAGGGCGGCCTCACCGCCGTGAGCGCCGACTGGGGCGTCAACGACGTGATCCTCGACTCCGCCGGCCCCGCCGAGGTCGACGCGCGCATCCGCCTCGTCATCGGGAGGCTCGCCCAGGAGCAGTCCGCATCGCGGATCCAGGCGTCCGGCGTGGTCATCGACGAGGCGAGCTACTCCGCGAAGGTGCACGGGCGCCCGCTCGACCTCACCTTCAAGGAGTTCGAGCTCCTGCGCTTCTTCGCCACCCACCCGTCCCGGGTCTTCACCCGGGAGCAGCTGCTCAGCGAGGTCTGGGGCTACGACTACTTCGGCGGCACCCGCACCGTCGATGTGCACGTCCGGCGCCTGCGCGCGAAGCTCGGCGACCTCGAGTCGCTCATCGGCACGGTCCGCAACGTCGGATACCGCTTCAACGTCTACGAAGAGGACAATGAGCGAGTCGCTCAATCTCTCGGTTGA
- the mshD gene encoding mycothiol synthase codes for MSESLNLSVENLSDPAVAAGLEHLIGRATWFDEQPPFSDQTLVDARAGSRTLLIGLRADVVVAAAVLGQGELEFVVDPEWRGVGFGRATLEQVLASGRTGLLAWAHGDHPAARALAASHGFAPIRTLLHLALEPLAAPDVVVPDGYALSDARDLDPAEWVALNARVFAAHPEQGRLTEDDLAARRAEPWFDEGDFLLLRDADGTLVGYDWLKIEPGSTTGEIYVLGVAPEAAGRGLGRALLGAGLARMLERGCTTADLYVEAENRSAVALYRSLGFTDASVDVQYLQRRPAVR; via the coding sequence ATGAGCGAGTCGCTCAATCTCTCGGTTGAGAACCTGTCCGATCCCGCGGTCGCGGCCGGACTCGAGCACCTCATCGGCCGGGCGACCTGGTTCGACGAGCAGCCCCCCTTCAGCGATCAGACGCTCGTCGACGCCCGGGCGGGCTCGCGCACGCTGCTGATCGGCCTGCGCGCCGACGTCGTCGTGGCGGCCGCGGTGCTCGGCCAGGGCGAGCTCGAGTTCGTCGTCGATCCGGAGTGGCGAGGAGTCGGATTCGGCCGGGCGACGCTCGAGCAGGTGCTCGCGAGCGGCCGCACGGGGCTGCTCGCCTGGGCGCACGGCGACCACCCGGCAGCCAGGGCCCTGGCCGCCTCCCACGGGTTCGCGCCGATCCGGACCCTCCTGCACCTGGCCCTCGAGCCGCTCGCCGCGCCCGACGTCGTCGTCCCCGACGGCTACGCGCTCTCGGACGCCCGCGATCTCGACCCGGCCGAGTGGGTGGCGCTGAACGCGCGGGTCTTCGCCGCGCATCCGGAGCAGGGACGGCTCACCGAGGACGACCTCGCCGCGCGCCGCGCCGAGCCGTGGTTCGACGAGGGCGACTTCCTCCTCCTCCGCGACGCCGACGGGACCCTCGTCGGCTACGACTGGCTCAAGATCGAGCCCGGATCCACGACCGGCGAGATCTACGTGCTCGGCGTCGCCCCCGAGGCGGCGGGTCGCGGCCTCGGCCGGGCCCTGCTCGGCGCCGGGCTCGCGCGGATGCTCGAGCGCGGCTGCACCACCGCCGATCTCTACGTCGAGGCCGAGAACCGCTCGGCCGTCGCCCTCTACCGCTCGCTCGGATTCACGGACGCCTCCGTCGACGTGCAGTACCTGCAGCGCCGTCCGGCGGTCCGCTGA
- a CDS encoding RNA degradosome polyphosphate kinase produces the protein MDGDNLILEDGLSDELDDDFDDEEEEHSDPLLPDNRYLDRELSWLAFNQRVLELAEDPLVPVLERANFLAIFSSNLDEFFMVRVAGLKRRILTGLALPTNIGRVPVDVLTDISEKAHLLQQRHSRAFKDLVEPALRDSGIDIVRWSELSDAERAVLDDYFSAQIFPVLMPLAVDPAHPFPYISGLSLNLSVRVRNPKTQKTEFARLKVPQMLPRFVRIAGVAAPGEPMRFISLEDLIANQLDDLFPGMEILDHHVFRITRNEDVEVDEDETENLIKALEKELLRRRFGPPIRLEVTDDMDDETLGLLVRELDITTQEVYKLPAPLDLGGLFSLQKIDRPDLKYPNHVPTTAVQLSPSEPNQRQDIFKAVSRGDVLLHHPYESFATSVQAFLEQAAADPDVLAIKQTLYRTSGDSPIVEALIDAAESGKQVLALVEIKARFDEQANISWARKLEKAGVHVVYGLVGLKTHCKLALVIRQEKGGVLRHYSHIGTGNYNPKTSRIYEDLGLLTADAEVGKDLTRLFNELSGYAIEKKFKRLLVAPRHLRKGLLKRIDAETENARKGLPSGIRIKVNSIVDEAVIDALYRASQAGVPVDVWVRGICGLKPGQEGLSETIRVRSILGRYLEHSRIFSFVNGGEPDVFIGSADMMHRNLDRRVEALVRIVEPAHLAEIDDMFVRAMDEKTASWWLGSDGTWTRHHLDEDGAPLSDLQNRLMQHISHRKRAASRSASRVSSR, from the coding sequence ATGGACGGCGACAACCTGATTCTCGAGGACGGCCTGAGCGACGAGCTCGACGACGACTTCGACGACGAGGAGGAGGAGCACTCGGATCCCCTGCTCCCGGACAACCGCTACCTCGATCGCGAGCTGAGCTGGCTGGCGTTCAACCAGCGCGTGCTCGAGCTGGCCGAGGATCCGCTGGTGCCGGTGCTCGAGCGGGCCAACTTCCTGGCGATCTTCTCCTCGAACCTCGACGAGTTCTTCATGGTCCGCGTCGCGGGTCTGAAGCGCCGCATCCTCACCGGTCTGGCGCTGCCGACGAACATCGGCCGCGTGCCCGTCGACGTGCTGACCGACATCTCCGAGAAGGCGCACCTGCTCCAGCAGCGGCACTCGCGGGCGTTCAAGGACCTCGTCGAGCCGGCCCTGCGCGACTCCGGCATCGACATCGTGCGGTGGAGCGAGCTCAGCGACGCCGAGCGCGCGGTGCTCGACGACTACTTCTCGGCGCAGATCTTCCCGGTTCTGATGCCGCTCGCGGTCGACCCGGCGCACCCGTTCCCCTACATCTCGGGCCTGTCGCTCAACCTGTCGGTGCGCGTGCGCAACCCCAAGACGCAGAAGACGGAGTTCGCCCGCCTCAAGGTGCCGCAGATGCTGCCGCGGTTCGTCCGGATCGCCGGAGTGGCCGCTCCCGGCGAGCCCATGCGCTTCATCTCGCTCGAGGACCTCATCGCGAACCAGCTCGACGACCTCTTCCCCGGCATGGAGATCCTCGACCACCACGTCTTCCGCATCACCCGCAACGAGGACGTCGAGGTCGACGAGGACGAGACCGAGAACCTGATCAAGGCGCTCGAGAAGGAGCTCCTCCGCCGTCGGTTCGGCCCGCCCATCCGGCTCGAGGTCACCGACGACATGGACGACGAGACGCTCGGGCTGCTGGTCCGGGAGCTCGACATCACGACGCAGGAGGTCTACAAGCTCCCCGCGCCGTTGGATCTCGGCGGGCTCTTCAGCCTGCAGAAGATCGACCGGCCCGATCTCAAGTACCCCAACCACGTCCCGACGACGGCCGTGCAGCTCTCGCCGAGCGAGCCGAACCAGCGCCAGGACATCTTCAAGGCGGTCTCGCGCGGAGACGTGCTGCTGCACCACCCGTACGAGTCGTTCGCGACCAGCGTTCAGGCGTTCCTCGAGCAGGCGGCCGCCGATCCCGACGTGCTGGCGATCAAGCAGACGCTCTACCGCACGTCGGGCGACTCCCCCATCGTCGAGGCGCTGATCGACGCGGCCGAGTCCGGCAAGCAGGTGCTCGCGCTCGTCGAGATCAAGGCGCGCTTCGACGAGCAGGCCAACATCTCGTGGGCGCGCAAGCTCGAGAAGGCCGGCGTGCACGTGGTCTACGGGCTCGTCGGGCTGAAGACCCACTGCAAGCTCGCGCTCGTGATCCGCCAGGAGAAGGGCGGCGTCCTCCGCCACTACTCCCACATCGGCACGGGCAACTACAACCCGAAGACCTCGCGCATCTACGAGGACCTCGGGCTGCTCACCGCGGACGCCGAGGTGGGCAAGGACCTGACCCGGCTCTTCAACGAGCTGTCGGGCTACGCGATCGAGAAGAAGTTCAAGCGCCTGCTCGTCGCTCCCCGCCACCTGCGCAAGGGCCTGCTCAAGCGGATCGACGCCGAGACCGAGAACGCCCGCAAGGGCCTCCCGTCCGGGATCCGGATCAAGGTCAACTCGATCGTGGACGAGGCCGTGATCGACGCGCTCTACCGCGCCAGCCAGGCCGGAGTGCCGGTCGACGTCTGGGTCCGCGGCATCTGCGGTCTGAAGCCCGGGCAGGAGGGTCTCTCCGAGACCATCCGCGTCCGCTCGATCCTCGGCCGCTACCTCGAGCACTCGCGCATCTTCAGCTTCGTCAACGGCGGCGAGCCCGACGTGTTCATCGGCAGCGCCGACATGATGCACCGCAACCTCGACCGCCGCGTCGAGGCCCTGGTGCGCATCGTCGAGCCCGCGCACCTCGCCGAGATCGACGACATGTTCGTGCGCGCCATGGACGAGAAGACGGCGTCGTGGTGGCTCGGGTCGGACGGCACGTGGACCCGGCACCACCTCGACGAGGACGGAGCGCCGCTGTCCGACCTGCAGAACCGTCTGATGCAGCACATCTCGCACCGCAAGCGCGCCGCTTCGCGGTCCGCCTCGCGCGTGTCGAGCCGCTGA
- a CDS encoding NUDIX domain-containing protein: MTGTVFAAGAVCWRLIEGRPHILVIHRPHRKDVSLPKGKVDPGESLPETAVREIREETGLAVALGVPLGSTEYTLPNGRPKAVYYWAARVTEKAVLASDFLPNHEVEALEWVTVKKARTYLTYPHDVSIVDEFARIAARGTLDTFAIVVLRHAKAVPPSSWEGRDSTRRLNRRGTEEAAAAARAVAAWRPRRLVSSTAKRCRATIAPLSSLLKRPVRLSEDISQEAFERDAADVRAVVGKRVRARKSAVLCSHGPVIPEILRELALATATPIGAYLEEASTLPTGGFTVVHLSTEHPGSGIVSLETHAPLT, from the coding sequence GTGACGGGGACCGTCTTCGCCGCCGGGGCCGTGTGCTGGCGACTCATCGAGGGTCGTCCGCACATCCTCGTGATCCACCGGCCGCACCGGAAGGACGTCAGCCTGCCCAAGGGCAAGGTCGACCCGGGCGAGTCGCTGCCCGAGACCGCCGTCCGCGAGATCCGCGAGGAGACCGGGCTCGCCGTAGCGCTCGGCGTGCCGCTCGGCTCGACCGAGTACACCCTCCCGAACGGCCGGCCGAAGGCGGTGTACTACTGGGCCGCGCGGGTGACCGAGAAGGCGGTGCTCGCCTCCGACTTCCTCCCCAACCACGAGGTCGAGGCGCTCGAGTGGGTGACCGTCAAGAAGGCGCGCACCTACCTGACCTACCCGCACGACGTGTCGATCGTCGACGAGTTCGCCCGGATCGCGGCGCGCGGCACGCTCGACACCTTCGCGATCGTGGTGCTGCGGCACGCGAAGGCCGTTCCCCCCTCCTCGTGGGAGGGTCGAGACTCGACCCGCCGGCTGAACCGCCGCGGCACCGAGGAGGCAGCGGCCGCGGCACGCGCGGTCGCCGCCTGGCGTCCGAGGCGCCTCGTCTCGAGCACCGCCAAGCGCTGCCGCGCCACGATCGCCCCGCTCTCCTCCCTGCTCAAGCGTCCCGTCCGGCTCTCGGAGGACATCAGCCAGGAGGCGTTCGAGCGCGACGCGGCCGACGTGCGCGCCGTCGTCGGAAAGCGGGTGCGCGCGCGGAAGTCGGCCGTGCTGTGCAGTCACGGACCGGTCATCCCCGAGATCCTGCGCGAGCTCGCCCTGGCGACGGCCACTCCGATCGGCGCCTACCTCGAGGAGGCGTCCACCCTGCCCACCGGGGGCTTCACCGTGGTCCACCTCTCGACCGAGCACCCCGGTTCGGGCATCGTCTCGCTCGAGACGCACGCACCGCTCACCTGA
- the pstS gene encoding phosphate ABC transporter substrate-binding protein PstS, protein MRFSRLGQAAVIAAVAAITLTSCASNEAPAGGGEGSASASSLSGTITGIGSSAQGTAQTTWAAAFQTANPEVTVNYDPQGSGAGRTSFIDGAADFAGSDAALKDEELAGTFASCAPDTKPIDLPVYISPIAVIFNVEGVDELKLDAATIAGIFKGTITTWDAPEIAALNPDATLPSAPITSVHRSDDSGTTQNFTDYLAASASDVWDAPAAQTFPYQSGDGAKGTSGVVDAVKNGTNTIGYADESGAQGMDMAQLKVGDAFSTISADGAAAVVAASPVAEGREENDLAIAIDRTGTEADAWPMVLVSYLIVCQEYSDAEKGEVVKAFASYIASSEGQEAAAAQAGSAPLSSDLADKVATAIESIK, encoded by the coding sequence GTGCGTTTCTCGCGTCTCGGCCAGGCGGCCGTCATCGCCGCCGTCGCAGCTATCACGCTGACCTCCTGCGCCTCCAACGAGGCCCCCGCGGGCGGCGGCGAAGGCTCCGCCTCCGCGTCCTCGCTCTCCGGCACCATCACCGGCATCGGCTCCTCCGCTCAGGGCACCGCGCAGACCACCTGGGCTGCCGCGTTCCAGACCGCGAACCCCGAGGTCACGGTCAACTACGACCCCCAGGGCTCGGGTGCAGGCCGCACCAGCTTCATCGACGGCGCCGCCGACTTCGCCGGCTCCGACGCCGCGCTGAAGGACGAGGAGCTCGCGGGCACCTTCGCCTCCTGCGCGCCCGACACCAAGCCGATCGACCTCCCGGTCTACATCTCGCCGATCGCGGTCATCTTCAACGTCGAGGGCGTGGACGAGCTCAAGCTCGACGCCGCGACCATCGCCGGCATCTTCAAGGGCACCATCACCACGTGGGACGCCCCGGAGATCGCCGCCCTCAACCCGGACGCGACCCTGCCCAGCGCCCCGATCACCTCCGTGCACCGCTCGGACGACTCCGGCACCACGCAGAACTTCACCGACTACCTCGCGGCCTCCGCGAGCGACGTCTGGGACGCCCCGGCCGCGCAGACCTTCCCGTACCAGAGCGGTGACGGCGCCAAGGGCACCTCCGGTGTCGTCGACGCGGTCAAGAACGGCACCAACACGATCGGCTACGCCGACGAGTCCGGCGCCCAGGGCATGGACATGGCTCAGCTGAAGGTCGGCGACGCGTTCTCGACCATCTCCGCCGACGGAGCGGCCGCTGTCGTCGCCGCGTCGCCGGTCGCCGAGGGCCGCGAGGAGAACGACCTCGCCATCGCGATCGACCGCACCGGCACCGAGGCCGACGCCTGGCCGATGGTCCTGGTGAGCTACCTCATCGTGTGCCAGGAGTACTCGGACGCCGAGAAGGGCGAGGTCGTCAAGGCCTTCGCCTCGTACATCGCCAGCTCGGAGGGCCAGGAGGCCGCTGCCGCTCAGGCCGGTTCCGCTCCCCTGAGCTCGGACCTCGCCGACAAGGTCGCGACCGCGATCGAGTCCATCAAGTAA
- the pstC gene encoding phosphate ABC transporter permease subunit PstC has translation MATETVVRPKAKVRVGDRVFSISTVAAGSLILLVLAAVAIFLIAQSIPAFTATSDELPGEATNFWSYVGPLVFGTIWSAVIALVIALPLSVAIALFISHYAPRRIAMALGYIVDLLAAVPSVVFGLWGATVLAPMVQPFYLFLNVNVGWFPLFSGQASGTGKTILTASVVLAVMVIPIITAVCREIFLQAPRLHEEAALALGATRWEMIRMAVLPFGAPGMVSAAMLGLGRALGETLAVAMVLSPATVVSFLLLTSQNSNTIAANIALQFPEASGVGVNVLVASGLILFVITLIVNSIARFIVNRRKAFSGAN, from the coding sequence ATGGCAACTGAGACCGTCGTCCGCCCGAAGGCGAAGGTGCGCGTCGGAGACCGGGTCTTCTCGATCTCGACCGTCGCCGCCGGCTCCCTCATCCTCCTCGTGCTGGCCGCCGTCGCGATCTTCCTCATCGCGCAGTCGATCCCCGCGTTCACCGCGACCTCCGATGAGCTGCCCGGGGAGGCGACCAACTTCTGGTCGTACGTCGGCCCCCTCGTGTTCGGCACGATCTGGTCGGCCGTCATCGCCCTCGTGATCGCGCTGCCCCTGTCGGTCGCGATCGCCCTCTTCATCTCGCACTACGCACCGCGCCGCATCGCCATGGCGCTCGGCTACATCGTCGACCTGCTCGCCGCGGTCCCGTCGGTCGTCTTCGGCCTCTGGGGCGCGACGGTCCTCGCGCCGATGGTGCAGCCCTTCTACCTCTTCCTCAACGTCAACGTCGGCTGGTTCCCGCTGTTCAGCGGCCAGGCCTCCGGAACGGGCAAGACGATCCTGACCGCGTCCGTCGTCCTCGCCGTGATGGTCATCCCGATCATCACCGCGGTCTGCCGCGAGATCTTCCTCCAGGCCCCTCGCCTCCACGAGGAGGCGGCGCTCGCCCTCGGCGCGACCCGCTGGGAGATGATCCGGATGGCGGTCCTCCCCTTCGGAGCCCCCGGCATGGTCTCGGCCGCGATGCTCGGCCTGGGACGCGCGCTCGGAGAGACCCTGGCCGTCGCGATGGTCCTCTCGCCCGCCACGGTGGTCTCGTTCCTCCTGCTGACCTCGCAGAACTCGAACACCATCGCGGCCAACATCGCCCTGCAGTTCCCCGAGGCGAGCGGCGTCGGTGTCAACGTGCTGGTCGCCTCCGGCCTCATCCTCTTCGTCATCACCCTCATCGTGAACTCGATCGCGCGATTCATCGTGAATCGTCGCAAGGCCTTCTCTGGAGCCAACTGA